One region of Halohasta litchfieldiae genomic DNA includes:
- a CDS encoding DEAD/DEAH box helicase, translating to MNELVDWLRTRPFYDGQIAAHRTLPAREATTTDIPLEGRLESALVDRGIDSLYRHQADAIEAIRDGDNTVIATETASGKSLAYTVPAFERAMDHGGRTLYIGPQNALIADQDESLSDLAHGLGFGSRVSVDQYTGRLSKTEKRDVRDRMPTVLLSNPDMLHYALLPYANRLWDWFFSSLELVVIDEVHSYRGVFGTQVSLVLRRLNRICERYDADPQFVCCSATIGNPVEHAARITGREADSYRLIDEDTSGRGPRHWLLWNPPEYGDGWQDRGSGRRKSSHTESKQLFVDLVSRGYQTLAFTRARQAAEQYATESSEELRNRGEYDLAGKIRAYQAALKHDLRREIEADLQSGDLRGIWSTNALELGVDVGGLDAVILDGYPGTRMSASQQAGRAGRGTDPALVAFVGGEDQLDQYFMRHPTEFFETEPERAVSDPENRELLPQHIASAAAENWLSVKDETHFGEAFPEIVTELEAEGLLERRQTADGLRWTYSGDGSPQHEMSLRTVGDREVDLLDGRTNDVIATLGFDDALRDAHRGAIYHQQGQTYEVSKLDLDRDVAELQSTWADYYTQVLSDKSIVVNEDLMEKPLPYDETSEETATVHYADVTVTEQITGFQRKDRKTGDVIGEGMLDLPESTLRTKALYFTVPPAVEADLRADHTDDEFNGAIHAAEHGMISLFPLLLLCDRGDIGGISTPYHTHTDRSTVFIYDGYPGGVGLTEAGFDLVDELMGRTAGLIGDCDCEGGCPACVQSPQCGNGNEPLTKAPAVRLLETLSQ from the coding sequence GTGAACGAATTGGTCGACTGGCTCCGTACGCGCCCCTTCTACGACGGCCAGATCGCCGCCCATCGCACCCTTCCGGCTCGCGAAGCGACCACCACCGACATCCCGCTTGAGGGTCGACTCGAATCCGCGCTCGTCGACCGTGGCATCGACTCACTGTACCGACATCAGGCCGACGCCATCGAAGCCATCCGCGACGGCGACAACACCGTCATCGCCACCGAAACCGCCAGCGGCAAGAGCCTCGCCTACACCGTCCCGGCCTTCGAGCGGGCGATGGACCACGGCGGCCGCACCCTTTATATAGGTCCTCAGAATGCCCTTATTGCCGATCAGGACGAATCGCTCTCGGATCTGGCTCATGGCCTCGGGTTCGGCAGTCGTGTCTCGGTCGACCAGTACACTGGCCGCCTTTCAAAAACAGAAAAACGGGACGTCCGAGACCGGATGCCCACCGTTCTGCTGTCGAACCCGGATATGCTCCACTACGCGCTGTTGCCGTATGCCAATCGCCTCTGGGACTGGTTTTTCTCGTCGCTGGAACTCGTCGTTATCGACGAGGTCCACAGCTACCGCGGCGTGTTCGGCACCCAAGTCAGCCTCGTCCTCCGTCGACTCAATCGCATCTGTGAACGCTACGATGCCGACCCACAGTTCGTCTGCTGTTCGGCGACGATTGGGAATCCCGTAGAGCACGCCGCCCGAATTACCGGCCGCGAGGCCGACAGCTACCGGCTCATTGACGAGGATACCAGTGGACGCGGCCCCCGCCACTGGCTGCTGTGGAATCCACCCGAGTACGGCGACGGCTGGCAGGACCGCGGTTCGGGTCGACGCAAATCGAGCCACACGGAATCCAAACAGCTGTTTGTCGACCTCGTCTCGCGTGGCTACCAAACCCTCGCCTTTACGCGCGCTCGGCAGGCGGCCGAACAGTACGCCACCGAGAGCAGCGAGGAACTCCGGAATCGGGGCGAGTACGACCTCGCTGGAAAGATCCGAGCTTATCAGGCCGCCCTGAAACACGACCTGCGCCGAGAGATCGAGGCTGATCTGCAGTCCGGTGATCTGCGTGGCATCTGGAGCACCAACGCGCTGGAATTGGGCGTCGATGTCGGCGGCCTCGATGCCGTCATTCTCGATGGCTACCCCGGCACTCGAATGTCGGCCAGCCAGCAGGCCGGACGCGCAGGTCGGGGGACCGATCCCGCCTTAGTCGCCTTCGTCGGCGGCGAGGATCAACTCGACCAGTACTTCATGCGTCATCCCACCGAGTTCTTCGAGACCGAGCCCGAACGGGCGGTCTCCGATCCCGAGAACCGAGAGCTACTCCCCCAGCATATCGCCAGTGCGGCCGCCGAAAACTGGCTCTCAGTTAAGGACGAAACCCACTTCGGCGAGGCGTTTCCGGAAATCGTCACCGAGTTGGAGGCCGAGGGGTTGCTCGAACGTCGACAAACCGCTGACGGACTTCGGTGGACCTACAGCGGTGATGGCAGCCCCCAACACGAGATGAGTTTGCGGACCGTGGGTGATCGGGAGGTCGACCTCCTCGATGGTCGTACGAACGACGTGATCGCCACGCTCGGCTTCGATGACGCTCTGCGAGATGCTCACCGTGGGGCGATCTACCATCAGCAGGGCCAGACCTATGAGGTGAGCAAGTTGGATCTGGACCGCGACGTGGCCGAACTCCAGTCGACGTGGGCCGACTACTACACGCAGGTTCTCTCCGATAAGTCGATTGTCGTCAACGAGGATCTCATGGAGAAACCGTTGCCATACGACGAGACATCCGAGGAGACGGCGACGGTCCACTACGCCGATGTCACCGTCACCGAGCAGATCACCGGCTTCCAGCGCAAGGACCGGAAAACGGGTGACGTAATCGGCGAGGGAATGTTGGATCTTCCGGAGTCGACGCTCCGAACCAAAGCGCTGTACTTCACTGTCCCGCCAGCAGTCGAGGCCGACCTCAGAGCCGACCACACCGACGACGAGTTCAATGGAGCCATTCACGCCGCCGAACACGGGATGATCTCGCTATTTCCCCTCCTGCTCCTCTGTGACCGGGGGGACATCGGCGGGATTTCGACACCCTACCACACTCATACTGACCGGTCGACAGTGTTCATCTACGACGGCTACCCCGGCGGCGTCGGACTCACCGAGGCCGGATTCGATCTGGTCGACGAACTCATGGGTCGGACGGCCGGACTTATTGGGGACTGCGACTGCGAGGGTGGCTGTCCGGCCTGCGTCCAATCTCCGCAGTGTGGCAACGGCAACGAACCGCTGACGAAAGCTCCAGCAGTTCGGCTGCTCGAAACGCTGAGTCAGTAA
- a CDS encoding zinc ribbon domain-containing protein yields the protein MPFDDMDDSGCPKCDHTEAEVDKISTTGSGLSKLFDIQNRGFKTVSCTNCGYTELYKSDAGSSNLIDVFFG from the coding sequence ATGCCCTTCGACGATATGGACGACAGTGGGTGTCCGAAATGTGACCATACCGAGGCGGAAGTCGACAAGATCTCGACGACCGGCAGCGGGCTGAGCAAACTATTCGATATCCAGAACCGCGGCTTCAAGACGGTGTCGTGTACCAACTGCGGGTATACCGAGCTCTACAAGTCCGACGCCGGGTCGAGCAACCTGATAGACGTCTTCTTTGGGTAA
- a CDS encoding ABC transporter permease: MDSRESLRIAIRSIRAHKLRSALTVLGVVIGIASVITFATFGASVQAEIVGDIGDSSAGNIYIFGTPEGDEGFDRTFQPVFTESDVDRIRAIEGVDAVLPRGIIQVGSVRQGNQTLARQQVTATTPASITPDSIVSGRTFTSGEEEVVVNERMAEAFSENLTAGSTLTMVMPNGEEREVTVTGVVSGTRGELPISDFARQPRVYAPIDPFYNSVVESPSAGVRQRAYPQVTVVSDPRQIPATKAAIEGYLSTDSDARQLSAADTELVARSGSDFVDEISDVIERITRFVTGIGVISLVVGAIGIANVMLVSVTERTREIGIMKAVGARNRDVMGVFIIEAALLGTLGSLLGVPLGLVVGFGATRYADVGFSLAPSWMALAVIVGIVVGVVAGLYPAWRAARVDPIDALRHE, encoded by the coding sequence ATGGACAGTCGCGAATCACTCCGCATCGCCATTCGCTCGATTCGAGCCCACAAACTCCGGTCGGCGCTGACGGTGCTCGGGGTCGTCATCGGTATCGCCTCGGTGATCACCTTCGCCACCTTCGGGGCCAGCGTTCAGGCCGAGATCGTCGGCGACATCGGCGACAGCAGCGCAGGAAATATTTACATCTTCGGTACTCCGGAGGGCGACGAGGGCTTCGACCGAACCTTCCAACCCGTCTTCACCGAATCCGACGTCGACCGAATCCGAGCAATCGAGGGCGTCGACGCGGTGCTCCCACGCGGGATCATCCAAGTCGGCTCAGTGAGACAGGGCAACCAGACCCTCGCCAGACAGCAGGTAACGGCAACAACCCCCGCCAGTATCACCCCCGACTCCATCGTTTCAGGTCGAACGTTCACATCCGGCGAGGAGGAGGTCGTCGTCAACGAACGCATGGCCGAGGCCTTCTCGGAGAACCTGACTGCGGGGTCGACGCTGACGATGGTCATGCCCAATGGCGAGGAACGCGAAGTCACCGTCACCGGCGTCGTCAGTGGGACTCGCGGCGAACTCCCGATCAGCGACTTCGCCCGCCAGCCGCGGGTCTATGCCCCTATCGACCCCTTTTATAACTCCGTTGTCGAGAGCCCGAGCGCTGGCGTCCGACAGCGAGCCTATCCACAGGTGACCGTTGTGAGTGATCCTCGGCAAATTCCGGCAACGAAGGCGGCGATAGAAGGGTATCTGTCGACGGACTCCGACGCTCGCCAGCTATCGGCTGCCGACACCGAGTTGGTCGCCCGGTCGGGGAGCGATTTCGTCGACGAGATCAGCGACGTGATCGAGCGCATCACCCGTTTCGTCACCGGAATCGGCGTCATCTCGCTCGTCGTCGGAGCCATCGGCATCGCCAACGTGATGTTGGTCAGTGTCACCGAACGCACACGAGAGATAGGGATCATGAAGGCCGTCGGAGCCAGAAACCGTGACGTGATGGGCGTGTTCATCATCGAGGCCGCGTTGCTCGGCACGCTCGGCTCCCTGTTGGGCGTCCCGCTGGGACTCGTCGTCGGCTTCGGGGCGACTCGGTACGCCGATGTGGGCTTCTCGCTTGCGCCGTCTTGGATGGCGCTGGCGGTCATCGTTGGCATCGTCGTCGGCGTCGTCGCCGGACTCTACCCCGCGTGGCGCGCCGCCCGCGTCGACCCAATCGACGCACTCCGGCACGAGTGA
- a CDS encoding ABC transporter ATP-binding protein: MSESSGVPGSEADDPTVVVDTVTKEYTIGNTVTALDNVSLSLSRGSYTAIMGPSGSGKSTLLNLVGGLDTPSAGRVTVDGHEVSAESEAERAAIRGTEIGFVFQTFNLMPRLTAVENVALPLVFDGWSREERRQRARDLLSDVGLGDRLDHVPSELSGGQRQRVAIARALAPDPALILADEPTGNVDTDTGANILDIFDELHEAGNTILVVTHERHVAERADRIVHVEDGHIRSIEELTEAVD, encoded by the coding sequence GTGAGTGAGAGTTCAGGAGTCCCGGGGAGTGAAGCCGACGATCCAACCGTCGTCGTCGACACCGTCACCAAGGAGTACACAATCGGCAACACCGTCACCGCTCTGGACAACGTGAGCCTCAGCCTCTCTCGCGGCTCCTACACCGCGATCATGGGACCCAGTGGCTCCGGCAAAAGCACCTTGCTCAATCTCGTTGGCGGCCTCGACACCCCCTCGGCCGGTCGGGTCACGGTCGACGGCCACGAGGTGTCGGCCGAAAGCGAGGCCGAACGCGCCGCCATCCGAGGCACCGAAATCGGCTTCGTCTTCCAGACGTTCAATCTCATGCCACGCCTTACGGCAGTCGAAAACGTTGCCCTTCCACTGGTCTTCGATGGCTGGAGCCGCGAGGAGCGCCGCCAGCGAGCCCGCGACCTCCTCTCGGACGTCGGCCTCGGCGACCGCCTCGACCACGTCCCCTCGGAACTCAGCGGCGGCCAGCGCCAGCGCGTCGCCATCGCCCGTGCACTCGCACCCGACCCGGCACTCATTCTCGCCGACGAACCGACAGGGAACGTCGACACCGATACCGGAGCAAACATTCTCGACATCTTCGATGAGCTCCACGAGGCGGGCAACACCATTCTCGTTGTGACCCACGAACGCCACGTCGCCGAACGCGCCGACCGAATCGTCCACGTCGAAGACGGCCATATTCGATCTATTGAGGAACTCACGGAGGCGGTCGACTGA
- a CDS encoding LolA family protein: protein MRLSGSNRGAAVLAAVVAIGLVVAGVAVGVPAAAELQQPSGDEIIEDVEQRYDEAETVTGTAEITVTNDSETKAATVDFATKEPDKFRIAGETDDGESFEAGSNGSVGWFVGEDNSYAREIPAEGDHHEYHENGDHHGMMTDPVGETVDAELVDTTEIDGEEAYVVELTPTEEATEDHHNMETTLWVSTEDSRVLQVTASDDSKEVTAEITETEFDVSVHDSTFEPPEDRVSVTSSETYESFEDLEASTDLPIPSYDDGEFEEATHFTSADGEAVIQEYETDDGEVQVITATGAEDRLSEVDDGERVTVDGEDATAVDRDDRTVVFWTDEDVTTGVVVDGSVDDAVAVAEAIR, encoded by the coding sequence ATGAGACTATCCGGCTCAAATCGCGGCGCGGCAGTCCTCGCAGCAGTCGTTGCAATCGGGCTGGTGGTCGCTGGCGTGGCAGTCGGGGTTCCGGCAGCCGCGGAGCTCCAACAGCCCTCGGGCGATGAGATCATCGAGGATGTCGAACAGCGATACGACGAGGCCGAAACGGTGACCGGAACCGCAGAGATCACCGTGACCAACGACAGCGAGACGAAAGCGGCGACCGTCGACTTCGCAACCAAGGAGCCTGACAAGTTCAGAATCGCAGGCGAGACCGACGACGGCGAGAGCTTCGAGGCCGGCTCTAACGGCTCGGTCGGCTGGTTCGTCGGTGAGGACAACTCCTACGCCAGAGAGATCCCAGCCGAGGGAGACCACCACGAGTATCACGAGAACGGGGACCACCACGGGATGATGACTGATCCGGTGGGCGAGACCGTTGACGCGGAACTCGTCGACACCACCGAGATCGACGGCGAAGAGGCCTACGTCGTCGAACTGACGCCGACCGAGGAGGCAACCGAGGACCACCACAACATGGAGACGACGCTCTGGGTGTCGACCGAGGACTCGCGGGTGCTGCAGGTGACCGCCAGCGACGACTCAAAGGAAGTGACCGCAGAGATCACCGAAACTGAGTTCGACGTCAGCGTCCACGACAGCACCTTCGAGCCGCCCGAAGACCGGGTTTCGGTGACGTCCAGCGAAACCTACGAGAGCTTCGAGGATCTGGAGGCGTCGACCGACCTCCCAATCCCGAGTTACGATGACGGCGAGTTCGAGGAGGCCACCCACTTCACCAGCGCCGATGGTGAGGCCGTGATTCAGGAGTATGAGACCGACGACGGCGAGGTGCAGGTCATCACCGCGACCGGCGCGGAAGACCGTCTCAGCGAGGTTGACGACGGAGAGCGTGTGACCGTGGATGGCGAAGATGCGACCGCCGTCGACCGGGATGATCGGACGGTCGTGTTCTGGACTGACGAGGATGTGACGACCGGCGTTGTTGTGGATGGCAGTGTCGACGATGCTGTGGCGGTGGCCGAAGCGATTCGGTAG
- the thrS gene encoding threonine--tRNA ligase yields MSEIAVILPDGTELSVPEGSTLQDVAFEIGPGLGKDTVAGKIEGELVDKLTPVSDGDRIEIVTDQSDEYRDVLRHSAAHVFAQALLRLHDDAQLTIGPWTDEGFYYDITSVDLDEDDLREIEDEMQTIVDEDYDIERTTYSRDEAVAKYEGENSYKLDILQREAADDEEISFYEQAEFEDLCKGPHVESTGQIGAFKLLNISSSYWRGDEENDTLTRVHGTAFEKESQLEEFLNMREEAKERDHRKLGQELDLFSIPTVTGPGLPLYHPNGKAILNELEEFGKAMNKEYGYDYVETPHLFRTELWKKSGHYDNYVDDMFLLDVNDEEYGLKPMNCPGHATIFNQSSWSYRDFPVRYAENGKVYRKEQRGELSGLSRVWAFTIDDGHIFARPEQIQSEVNDIMEMINEVLETFDLDYEVALATRPEKSVGSDEIWEQAEEQLETVLENSKMDYDLEAGDGAFYGPKIDFAFTDALGRKWDGPTVQLDFNMPERFDLTYTGADNEDHRPVMIHRALYGSFERFFMVLIEHFNGKFPLWLAPEQVRILPISDDELGYAHRLKNDLEDEDFRVDIEDRSWTLGRKIREAQTDRVPYMLIVGDDEVEAGTVSVRDRKEREQQDVDPEEFLDQLVDERDEKLEEPSFLD; encoded by the coding sequence ATGAGCGAAATCGCTGTCATCCTTCCGGACGGCACGGAACTCAGCGTTCCGGAGGGCTCTACGTTGCAGGACGTCGCCTTTGAAATCGGACCGGGACTCGGCAAAGACACCGTCGCCGGCAAGATCGAAGGCGAGTTGGTCGACAAACTCACCCCCGTCTCGGATGGGGACCGCATCGAGATCGTCACCGACCAGAGCGACGAATACCGCGATGTACTCCGGCACTCGGCGGCCCACGTCTTCGCCCAAGCCCTGCTGCGACTCCACGACGACGCCCAACTTACCATCGGCCCGTGGACCGACGAGGGGTTCTACTACGACATCACGAGCGTCGACCTCGACGAGGACGACCTCCGAGAAATCGAAGACGAAATGCAGACCATCGTCGACGAGGACTACGACATCGAGCGCACCACCTACAGCCGCGACGAGGCGGTCGCCAAATACGAAGGTGAGAATTCCTACAAACTCGACATCCTCCAGCGCGAAGCCGCCGACGATGAGGAAATCTCCTTTTACGAGCAGGCCGAGTTCGAGGACCTCTGTAAAGGCCCGCACGTCGAGTCGACCGGTCAGATCGGCGCGTTCAAACTCCTCAACATATCCTCGTCGTACTGGCGCGGCGACGAGGAAAACGACACCCTGACGCGGGTCCACGGCACGGCCTTCGAGAAGGAGTCCCAACTCGAAGAGTTCCTCAACATGCGCGAGGAGGCCAAAGAGCGCGACCACCGCAAACTCGGCCAAGAACTCGATCTCTTTTCGATCCCCACCGTGACGGGGCCGGGCCTCCCGCTGTACCACCCCAACGGGAAGGCGATTCTCAACGAACTCGAAGAGTTCGGCAAGGCGATGAACAAGGAGTACGGCTACGACTACGTCGAGACGCCCCACCTCTTCCGCACCGAACTCTGGAAGAAATCGGGCCACTACGACAACTACGTCGACGACATGTTCCTCCTCGACGTCAACGACGAGGAGTACGGCCTCAAGCCGATGAACTGCCCCGGCCACGCGACCATTTTCAATCAGTCGTCGTGGAGCTACCGCGACTTCCCCGTCCGCTACGCCGAGAACGGCAAAGTCTACAGAAAAGAACAGCGCGGCGAACTCTCCGGCCTCTCGCGTGTGTGGGCGTTCACGATTGACGACGGCCACATCTTCGCCCGCCCAGAACAGATCCAATCGGAGGTCAACGACATCATGGAGATGATCAACGAGGTACTGGAAACGTTCGACCTCGACTACGAAGTCGCCCTCGCCACCCGCCCCGAGAAATCGGTTGGCAGCGACGAAATCTGGGAGCAAGCCGAGGAGCAACTCGAAACCGTCCTCGAAAACTCCAAGATGGACTACGACCTCGAAGCCGGCGACGGTGCGTTCTACGGCCCGAAAATCGACTTCGCGTTCACTGACGCGCTGGGCCGCAAATGGGACGGCCCGACGGTCCAACTCGACTTCAACATGCCCGAGCGGTTCGACCTCACCTACACCGGCGCGGACAACGAGGACCATCGGCCAGTAATGATCCACCGCGCGCTCTACGGCAGCTTCGAGCGCTTCTTCATGGTGCTCATCGAGCACTTCAACGGCAAGTTCCCACTCTGGCTCGCGCCCGAACAGGTCCGCATCCTGCCGATCAGCGACGACGAACTGGGGTATGCCCACCGGCTCAAAAACGACCTCGAAGACGAGGATTTCCGCGTCGACATCGAGGATCGATCCTGGACCCTCGGCCGCAAGATTCGGGAGGCCCAGACCGACCGCGTCCCCTACATGCTGATCGTCGGTGACGACGAGGTCGAGGCTGGCACCGTCTCGGTTCGGGACCGCAAAGAGCGCGAACAGCAGGACGTCGACCCCGAGGAGTTCCTCGACCAGTTGGTCGACGAACGCGACGAAAAGCTCGAAGAGCCGTCGTTCCTTGACTAA
- a CDS encoding pyridoxamine 5'-phosphate oxidase family protein — MQGLRWIQLSDDERDELLGDGGTGVLSFATEGDEPPVSIPVSYGYFADADSIYFRLSVPENSRKTSLVDNPVSFVVHRETEAGWRSVVATGQLERVTDAPYESTALQGLWAVDIPTVDVFERPPSEIPFQTFRLIPDAVSGRKEVDTE, encoded by the coding sequence ATGCAGGGGCTTCGCTGGATCCAACTGAGCGACGACGAGCGTGACGAGTTGCTCGGGGACGGCGGCACCGGAGTACTGTCGTTCGCCACCGAGGGCGACGAGCCACCGGTTTCGATCCCCGTCTCCTACGGCTACTTCGCCGACGCCGACAGCATCTACTTTCGGCTCTCGGTGCCCGAAAATAGTCGAAAAACCAGCCTCGTCGACAACCCCGTCTCGTTTGTCGTCCACCGCGAAACCGAGGCGGGCTGGCGGAGCGTCGTCGCGACTGGACAACTGGAACGGGTCACCGATGCCCCCTACGAATCAACGGCCCTCCAGGGCCTGTGGGCCGTCGACATTCCGACCGTCGACGTCTTCGAGCGCCCGCCCTCGGAGATCCCCTTCCAGACGTTTCGGCTGATTCCCGATGCCGTCTCGGGTCGGAAGGAAGTCGACACCGAGTAA